The proteins below are encoded in one region of Fibrella aestuarina BUZ 2:
- a CDS encoding alpha/beta hydrolase: MSALELTIPFGSAHLSATDWPLEGAKAVIGLIHGFGEHSGRYRHVAEFLNKQGFAVTSYDLPGHGKTPGKRGHVANYEVLLDSVDAFMGFTKERHPALPVFLFGHSMGGNILANFLIRRQPVIRGAIVQAAWLRMPYEPPKMEIWLAKTMRYIYPSIQVPSKLDPTSVSRDPVVIAAYKADTLVHDKITPGWFFGAFEAQEYAISHADQINVPTLVMHGTDDRLAAHSGSVDFAIKGARNVTMKSWSGLYHELHNEPEQQDVLQLMTDWINDQLE, from the coding sequence ATGTCTGCCCTTGAACTGACCATCCCCTTTGGGTCAGCGCATCTGTCTGCTACTGATTGGCCGCTGGAAGGAGCCAAAGCGGTTATCGGTCTCATTCATGGGTTCGGCGAACACTCAGGACGGTATAGGCATGTCGCCGAATTTCTGAATAAGCAGGGTTTCGCCGTAACGAGCTATGATCTGCCTGGCCACGGGAAAACGCCCGGTAAGCGGGGACACGTAGCTAACTACGAGGTACTGCTTGATAGCGTTGACGCATTCATGGGGTTTACAAAAGAACGCCACCCTGCTTTGCCCGTATTTCTCTTTGGCCATTCGATGGGCGGAAATATCCTGGCCAATTTCCTGATTCGCCGTCAGCCGGTTATTCGGGGGGCTATTGTGCAGGCTGCCTGGTTGCGAATGCCCTACGAGCCACCCAAAATGGAAATCTGGCTCGCCAAAACGATGCGGTATATCTACCCATCGATTCAGGTACCGTCAAAACTTGATCCGACGTCGGTTTCGCGTGACCCGGTTGTTATTGCGGCCTACAAAGCGGATACGCTGGTGCACGACAAAATAACGCCGGGTTGGTTTTTTGGCGCTTTCGAAGCGCAGGAGTATGCCATAAGCCATGCTGACCAAATCAACGTACCTACTCTAGTCATGCATGGAACCGATGACCGATTGGCAGCCCATAGCGGGTCGGTTGATTTTGCCATTAAAGGGGCTCGTAACGTAACAATGAAATCATGGTCAGGGCTTTATCATGAACTGCACAACGAACCTGAGCAGCAGGACGTCTTGCAGCTTATGACCGACTGGATCAATGATCAGTTAGAGTAG